A genomic stretch from Syntrophorhabdaceae bacterium includes:
- the modA gene encoding molybdate ABC transporter substrate-binding protein, which translates to MKRTTVRLLLSVFCFVLFAGPAIAADLNLSVAASLKDAATELSDTFAKKNPGVSFQRNFGSSGSVAKQIENGAPSDLFLSANLKWMDYLKEKKLIDMRYIATFAFNEVVFVGKPELKISSLQDVVKLDRIAIGSPKSVPAGDYAAKALNKAGIEKQLESKLVMAKDVRECLMYADRGEVDGAFVYKTDALLAKNVKILFVVPQDLYPRVTYPAGLTVTGSKKTEAVAFYNYLQSAEAKKILAKYGFAVK; encoded by the coding sequence ATGAAGAGGACCACGGTCAGACTGCTGTTGAGCGTATTTTGTTTTGTATTGTTCGCCGGGCCTGCGATTGCGGCCGACCTTAACCTGTCTGTTGCGGCCAGCCTCAAGGACGCAGCCACCGAACTGTCGGACACTTTTGCGAAAAAGAACCCCGGTGTTTCATTCCAGAGAAATTTTGGAAGCTCGGGCTCAGTGGCAAAGCAGATAGAGAACGGTGCTCCGAGCGACCTCTTCTTGTCCGCGAATCTGAAGTGGATGGATTACCTGAAGGAGAAGAAGCTCATCGATATGCGCTATATCGCCACTTTCGCCTTTAATGAAGTGGTCTTTGTGGGCAAGCCTGAGTTAAAAATCAGCAGCCTGCAGGATGTGGTGAAACTCGATAGGATCGCCATAGGGAGCCCCAAGAGTGTTCCGGCGGGCGATTACGCTGCAAAGGCCTTGAATAAAGCGGGTATCGAGAAGCAGCTCGAGAGCAAACTGGTCATGGCCAAGGACGTCAGGGAATGTCTGATGTACGCCGACCGCGGTGAGGTCGATGGAGCCTTTGTCTACAAGACCGACGCCCTGCTGGCCAAGAATGTGAAGATCCTTTTCGTGGTGCCGCAGGATTTATATCCAAGGGTGACCTATCCGGCGGGTCTGACGGTGACGGGCAGCAAGAAAACTGAAGCCGTGGCATTCTACAATTATCTCCAATCCGCCGAGGCAAAAAAGATTCTTGCCAAATATGGCTTTGCGGTGAAATAA
- the modB gene encoding molybdate ABC transporter permease subunit → MFGFTPTDYSAMLMSVRVAVVATLLSLPFGFAVAYLMTYRKFRGKVVLDVIVNLPLTLPPVVVGYLLLLVLGQQGFIGKMVLQPLDIRVIFTWRAAVIATAVVGFPLMVRSIRTGMETIDVRLIEASRTLGAGWFDTIVTVIAPLAMRGIIAGSVLMFARGLGEFGATIIVAGNIPGVTQTIPLAIYDYVSSPRGDAMALSLCAVSVSISIAMLIFHEWLGRRMVRGD, encoded by the coding sequence ATGTTCGGTTTTACCCCCACCGATTACTCGGCAATGCTGATGTCAGTAAGGGTCGCCGTTGTGGCGACCCTGCTGTCGCTTCCTTTCGGCTTCGCCGTCGCATACCTCATGACGTACCGGAAGTTCCGGGGCAAGGTTGTCCTGGACGTGATCGTCAATCTTCCCCTGACGCTGCCACCCGTGGTGGTCGGGTACCTCCTGCTGTTGGTCCTGGGGCAGCAGGGTTTCATCGGGAAAATGGTGCTGCAGCCGCTGGACATAAGAGTGATCTTCACCTGGCGGGCCGCGGTCATTGCCACGGCAGTGGTTGGTTTTCCCCTCATGGTAAGGTCGATCCGGACCGGCATGGAAACGATCGACGTGCGGCTTATCGAGGCTTCCAGGACCCTTGGCGCAGGATGGTTCGATACCATAGTAACCGTGATTGCACCGCTTGCAATGCGGGGGATCATCGCTGGTTCGGTCCTCATGTTCGCAAGGGGGCTCGGGGAATTCGGGGCCACTATTATCGTTGCCGGTAATATCCCCGGTGTCACCCAGACGATCCCCCTTGCCATCTACGATTATGTCAGCTCGCCACGGGGCGATGCCATGGCGTTGTCCCTCTGTGCCGTCTCGGTCAGCATCTCGATAGCCATGCTCATCTTTCATGAATGGTTGGGCAGGCGCATGGTGAGGGGCGACTGA
- the modC gene encoding molybdenum ABC transporter ATP-binding protein: MELRVAVKKQFGTFFLDADFTVGGERIGLFGPSGSGKSTLVGLVAGLNHPDRGVISLDGEDIFDSRKKVNIPVEHRRIGMVFQRPHLFPHLSVKGNLLYGYKRCNPENRKIKLNSLVEVLQIGHLLQRGVRNLSGGEKQRVAIGRAVLSNPRLLVMDEPLSALDDSLKFQIIPFLKSACETFSIPYLFISHSLTEMRLMTEKVLSVAEGRIASQMTLEELARAYMGESKVGYVNLLKLKALRRLDGLYVYGWGEQELFISGGSDLPEVFFELLSTDIILFKRHPEAISARNLLQCRVTDIFESGRRLGVELECAGQRLVAEVVRQAVEELGIAKGNEVYAAIKATAFRRLG, translated from the coding sequence ATGGAACTGCGGGTCGCAGTGAAAAAGCAGTTCGGCACCTTCTTTCTTGATGCGGACTTTACCGTCGGGGGTGAACGGATCGGTCTCTTTGGCCCGTCGGGGAGCGGAAAATCTACCCTGGTGGGACTCGTTGCGGGGTTGAACCACCCGGATCGGGGTGTCATCTCCCTTGATGGGGAAGATATCTTCGACAGCCGGAAAAAAGTGAACATCCCGGTGGAGCACCGGCGCATCGGGATGGTCTTTCAGCGTCCCCATCTGTTCCCCCATCTCAGCGTTAAGGGGAACCTGCTTTATGGCTACAAGCGCTGCAACCCGGAGAATCGGAAGATCAAACTGAACAGCCTTGTAGAGGTGCTGCAGATCGGCCATTTGCTTCAGAGGGGGGTAAGGAACCTCTCGGGCGGCGAGAAGCAGCGGGTGGCCATAGGCCGCGCAGTTCTTTCCAACCCCAGGCTCCTGGTGATGGACGAACCATTGTCAGCCCTCGACGACAGTCTAAAGTTCCAGATCATCCCCTTTCTGAAGAGTGCCTGTGAAACGTTTAGTATCCCCTATCTCTTTATCTCACACTCCCTGACTGAAATGAGACTCATGACGGAAAAGGTGCTGAGCGTTGCCGAAGGACGAATTGCCAGCCAGATGACACTGGAGGAACTGGCGCGGGCGTATATGGGGGAGAGCAAAGTTGGTTACGTGAATCTCCTCAAACTTAAGGCCCTGCGTCGTCTCGACGGTCTCTACGTTTACGGTTGGGGAGAACAGGAATTGTTCATTTCCGGGGGCAGCGATCTGCCCGAGGTATTCTTTGAGCTCTTATCCACAGATATTATTCTCTTCAAGCGTCATCCCGAGGCGATCAGCGCTCGCAATCTTTTGCAATGCCGTGTGACGGATATTTTTGAATCAGGCCGCAGGCTGGGAGTGGAACTGGAATGCGCGGGACAGCGCCTCGTAGCGGAGGTTGTCAGACAGGCGGTTGAGGAACTGGGGATAGCGAAGGGAAATGAAGTCTATGCCGCGATAAAAGCAACGGCGTTCAGGCGGCTGGGGTGA
- a CDS encoding molybdopterin-binding protein, with protein sequence MKLSARNVLKGKVKAVNAGAVNSEVVIEVAGGAEVVAIITKSSAESLGLTKGKDVYAVIKATNVMVGVD encoded by the coding sequence ATGAAACTAAGTGCACGCAACGTATTAAAGGGTAAGGTAAAGGCAGTTAACGCAGGCGCAGTCAATTCAGAGGTAGTTATCGAGGTTGCAGGCGGGGCGGAAGTTGTCGCCATCATCACAAAATCGTCGGCGGAAAGCCTTGGTCTTACGAAAGGGAAAGATGTGTACGCGGTGATCAAAGCCACAAATGTAATGGTTGGAGTCGATTAG
- a CDS encoding carboxymuconolactone decarboxylase family protein produces MEDIHGSFKKFKREFPDVYEAHQTLGKQIHEGSGPLPEKTRWLIKVAVSSATNHKIALETHITRAKEAGATNEEIMHTLLLIIQTAGFPTFMEAYKVFKEMSPR; encoded by the coding sequence ATGGAAGATATTCACGGTTCTTTCAAGAAGTTCAAGAGGGAATTCCCCGATGTCTATGAAGCACACCAAACGCTGGGGAAACAGATCCATGAAGGATCGGGTCCTCTGCCGGAGAAGACCAGATGGCTTATCAAGGTGGCCGTCTCAAGCGCCACCAATCACAAAATAGCCCTTGAGACTCATATCACCAGGGCAAAAGAGGCCGGAGCAACCAACGAAGAGATCATGCATACGCTGCTTCTCATAATCCAGACGGCCGGGTTTCCGACATTCATGGAGGCATATAAGGTTTTTAAAGAAATGTCCCCCCGATGA
- a CDS encoding response regulator, with amino-acid sequence MMRNKNIMVVEDEWVVADQICRDLEDFGYTVWKVASTGAEAISKVKAEKPDLILMDIVLEGKMDGIDAAERIISQFDVPVIYLTAYTNEVYIERARQTRPFGYLLKPFEKNELYTNIEMALHKHGADKEVKDYLDRLIKCFKGTIDAVSGAFELRGPYTIGHHRRVAQFAQAIAGEMGLTDFSVEGLSLAAYVYDVSFVDIPSDILQDSGRLTGLKLNAYHAYPQLSYNILKEVDFPWAVADIVLQHREHYDGSGFPKGTRGADILIEARILSVADAIEDLTSHRSFRNALTLKQALDEIEAHRGSRYDPDVVDVCLELFGGKGTTIES; translated from the coding sequence ATGATGAGAAACAAGAACATCATGGTAGTGGAAGATGAATGGGTCGTTGCCGACCAGATTTGCAGGGACCTGGAAGATTTCGGTTACACGGTCTGGAAGGTGGCATCCACGGGTGCTGAAGCCATCAGCAAGGTCAAAGCGGAAAAACCCGATCTGATCCTGATGGATATTGTTTTAGAGGGTAAGATGGACGGCATCGATGCTGCCGAACGGATCATCTCACAGTTCGATGTCCCTGTCATTTATCTTACCGCTTACACCAACGAGGTATATATAGAACGGGCAAGACAGACAAGGCCTTTCGGCTACCTGCTCAAACCTTTTGAAAAGAACGAGCTCTATACCAACATTGAAATGGCCCTCCACAAGCACGGGGCGGATAAAGAGGTCAAAGACTACCTCGACCGTCTGATAAAGTGCTTCAAGGGAACCATTGATGCCGTATCGGGGGCGTTTGAATTGCGCGGTCCCTATACCATCGGTCACCACCGGCGGGTCGCCCAATTCGCACAGGCCATCGCCGGGGAAATGGGATTGACTGACTTCTCGGTGGAGGGGCTGTCTCTGGCGGCATATGTCTATGACGTAAGCTTTGTGGATATACCCTCTGACATCCTTCAGGATTCCGGACGGTTGACGGGACTCAAGTTGAACGCCTATCATGCGTATCCGCAGCTGAGTTACAACATATTGAAAGAGGTAGATTTCCCCTGGGCCGTCGCTGACATTGTCCTCCAGCATCGGGAGCATTATGACGGTTCGGGCTTTCCTAAGGGGACCAGGGGAGCGGACATCCTTATTGAGGCCAGGATTCTCTCTGTTGCCGATGCCATTGAGGATCTGACCAGCCATCGGTCCTTCCGGAATGCCCTCACCTTAAAACAGGCCCTTGATGAAATAGAAGCCCACCGTGGGTCGCGGTATGATCCCGATGTCGTGGATGTCTGTCTAGAGCTCTTTGGCGGGAAGGGAACTACGATAGAAAGTTAA